The Candidatus Methylomirabilota bacterium genome includes a region encoding these proteins:
- a CDS encoding S24/S26 family peptidase: MQLEHSRRLAPVLFHGHSMRPFLEDGDELAAEPVGWEAIRVGDIVTYRQADKFPTRRVVEKREDRLVLVGDNWPRARFEATRAAVLARVVQRRRGRATVSPEDWRWRSRARVMVWRYRLRRLAAALLRRPVRRLRDGLAGCGLGWGRGAPDGP, from the coding sequence ATGCAGCTCGAGCACTCCCGACGCCTCGCGCCGGTCCTCTTCCACGGCCACAGCATGCGGCCCTTCCTGGAGGACGGGGACGAGCTCGCCGCGGAGCCGGTCGGCTGGGAAGCGATCCGAGTCGGCGACATCGTCACCTACCGGCAGGCCGACAAGTTCCCGACCCGGCGCGTCGTCGAGAAGCGGGAGGATCGCCTGGTCCTGGTGGGCGACAACTGGCCTCGGGCGCGCTTCGAGGCCACGCGGGCCGCCGTGCTGGCGCGGGTGGTCCAGCGCCGGCGGGGACGCGCGACGGTGTCGCCCGAGGACTGGCGGTGGCGGAGCCGGGCCCGGGTGATGGTGTGGCGGTACCGGCTGCGCCGTCTCGCCGCGGCCCTGCTGCGTCGCCCGGTCCGCCGCCTGCGTGACGGCCTGGCCGGCTG